TCACTGAAAAGGCCGTGACCGCCCGCGAGGCGATTGCCGAGGCACGGGTGCGCATGTTGCCGGACACCCTGCGCATGATCGTCGATGGCCAACACCCCAAGGGCGATGTGTTCGCCGTGGCGCGCATCGCCGGCATCCAGGCGGCGAAGAAGACCAGCGACCTGATCCCGCTGTGCCATCCGCTGATGCTCACCGGCGTCAAGGTCGAGCTGGCCGCCGAAGGCGAGAACGTGGTGCATATCGTCGCCCGCTGCAAGCTGGCCGGGCAGACCGGCGTCGAGATGGAAGCCCTGACCGCCGCCAGCGTCGCCGCGCTGACGATCTACGATATGTGCAAGGCGGTGGACAAGGGCATGGTCATCGAGCAGGTGCGCCTGTTGGAGAAGACCGGCGGCAAGAGCGGCCACTACAAGGTGGAGGGGTGATGAAGGTCAAGGTC
This window of the Pseudomonas mosselii genome carries:
- the moaC gene encoding cyclic pyranopterin monophosphate synthase MoaC, producing the protein MLTHLDSQGRANMVDVTEKAVTAREAIAEARVRMLPDTLRMIVDGQHPKGDVFAVARIAGIQAAKKTSDLIPLCHPLMLTGVKVELAAEGENVVHIVARCKLAGQTGVEMEALTAASVAALTIYDMCKAVDKGMVIEQVRLLEKTGGKSGHYKVEG